From the genome of Gorilla gorilla gorilla isolate KB3781 chromosome 4, NHGRI_mGorGor1-v2.1_pri, whole genome shotgun sequence, one region includes:
- the RAB40B gene encoding ras-related protein Rab-40B isoform X1, producing the protein MQSQCLQSRCLSPVPLETELSQNSQACRLGEEVGREGPAQTGAHPAATAPRQTHRPPGIDYKTTTILLDGRRVKLQLWDTSGQGRFCTIFRSYSRGAQGVILVYDIANRWSFDGIDRWIKEIDEHAPGVPKILVGNRLHLAFKRQVPTEQAQAYAERLGVTFFEVSPLCNFNITESFTELARIVLLRHGMDRLWRPSKVLSLQDLCCRAVVSCTPVHLVDKLPLPIALRSHLKSFSMANGLNARMMHGGSYSLTTSSTHKRSSLRKVKLVRPPQSPPKNCTRNSCKIS; encoded by the exons ATGCAGTCTCAGTGTCTGCAGAGCCGCTGCCTTAGCCCCGTTCCCTTGGAAACAGAGCTGAGTCAGAACTCTCAGGCCTGCAGGcttggggaggaggtggggagggaaggacCAGCCCAGACGGGGGCACACCCAGCGGCCACAGCCCCGAGGCAAACCCACCGGCCTCCAG GCATCGACTACAAGACGACCACCATCCTGCTGGACGGGCGGCGGGTGAAGCTGCAGCTCTG GGATACTTCGGGCCAGGGAAGATTTTGTACCATATTCCGCTCCTACTCCCGCGGCGCACAG GGTGTGATCCTGGTCTATGACATTGCGAACCGCTGGTCTTTCGACGGCATTGATCGATGGATTAAGGAGATCGATGAG CATGCCCCCGGAGTCCCCAAGATCCTGGTGGGGAACCGCCTGCACCTGGCGTTCAAGCGGCAGGTGCCCACGGAGCAGGCCCAGGCCTACGCCGAGCGCCTGGGCGTGACCTTCTTTGAGGTCAGCCCTCTGTGCAATTTCAACATCACAGAGTCGTTCACGGAGCTGGCCAGGATCGTGCTGCTGCGGCATGGGATGGACCGGCTCTGGCGGCCGAGCAAGG TGCTGAGCTTGCAAGACCTCTGCTGCCGGGCGGTCGTGTCCTGCACGCCGGTGCACCTGGTGGACAAGCTCCCGCTCCCCATTGCCTTAAGAAGCCACCTCAAGTCCTTCTCGATGGCCAACGGCCTGAATGCCAGGATGATGCACGGCGGTTCCTACTCCCTCACCACCAGCTCCACCCACAAAAGGAGCAGCCTCCGCAAAGTGAAGCTCGTCCGCCCCCCCCAGAGCCCCCCCAAAAACTGCACCAGAAACAGCTGCAAAATTTCTTAA